One part of the Caproiciproducens sp. CPB-2 genome encodes these proteins:
- a CDS encoding cell adhesion protein translates to MKRIGDGAGTLKFTIYYDDDKSKTYLAQKTIFDPISTSSDTEDQGKLVVQSYRLDHTPVKEGEKFNLTFTLKNTGSVVCENIMAVLDTSTAEGVSINGVTDTQYINTLDTGATATISYPMTCLSKMTTNNYVVSLILSADELDKSVTSKVFIPVTGTKTDKDETTNESKPLIIIENYDYGGKAVMGGKEFNLAMRFKNTSANTQIENLKITVSSVAGDDDKSVAGAFTPAKSSNTFYIPKVGPNAVFAEQIALIPKADATPNSYGVSIAFNYEAVLDGKREVIEATETIAIPLTQSDRFEANEAELQGPIFLGDSGQLNINYVNKGKSKIFNLSVKLDGNFTTGESNTYIGNVDSGVGDTFQATLNPAAEGTLTGTATFSYEDANGEIKNLLKEFSCEVVPAMDPGEGIDSESAVPATAGASSPPLWGILSVIGGVIAGIIVLVVILKKRKAKKLKRLEESDDYDDLPIEASQSANEEKP, encoded by the coding sequence ATGAAACGGATTGGCGACGGAGCGGGTACTCTGAAATTCACAATTTATTACGATGACGATAAATCAAAAACCTATTTAGCACAAAAGACCATTTTTGATCCTATCAGCACCAGCAGCGACACGGAGGATCAGGGAAAACTGGTTGTGCAGTCCTATCGGCTTGACCACACACCGGTCAAGGAGGGCGAAAAATTTAATCTGACCTTCACGCTGAAAAATACCGGCAGCGTCGTCTGCGAAAACATCATGGCCGTGCTGGACACCTCCACGGCGGAGGGAGTCAGCATCAACGGCGTCACGGACACACAGTACATCAACACGCTGGATACCGGCGCCACCGCCACCATTTCCTATCCAATGACTTGTCTCTCAAAAATGACAACCAACAACTACGTCGTAAGCCTGATTCTTTCCGCGGATGAGCTGGACAAATCCGTTACTTCAAAAGTCTTTATTCCCGTGACCGGTACCAAAACGGACAAGGATGAAACCACCAATGAGAGCAAGCCGCTGATTATCATAGAAAATTACGATTACGGCGGAAAAGCGGTGATGGGCGGCAAAGAATTCAATCTTGCCATGCGGTTTAAAAATACCAGCGCCAACACGCAGATTGAAAACCTGAAAATCACCGTCTCTTCCGTGGCCGGGGACGACGACAAATCCGTGGCGGGCGCGTTCACCCCCGCAAAATCCTCCAATACCTTTTATATTCCCAAGGTCGGCCCAAACGCGGTCTTTGCCGAACAGATCGCCCTGATCCCCAAAGCCGACGCCACCCCGAATTCCTACGGCGTTTCCATCGCCTTCAATTATGAGGCCGTTCTGGACGGCAAGCGGGAGGTCATTGAGGCAACAGAGACCATCGCCATCCCGCTGACGCAGTCCGACCGCTTCGAAGCAAATGAAGCGGAGCTGCAGGGGCCGATTTTTCTGGGCGACTCCGGCCAGTTGAATATCAATTACGTAAATAAGGGAAAAAGCAAAATATTCAATCTTTCCGTCAAGCTGGACGGGAACTTTACCACGGGCGAGTCAAACACCTATATCGGCAATGTAGACTCCGGAGTCGGCGACACCTTTCAGGCCACACTGAATCCCGCCGCCGAGGGAACCCTGACCGGCACGGCGACCTTCAGCTACGAGGACGCAAACGGAGAAATCAAAAATCTGCTCAAGGAATTTTCCTGCGAGGTAGTGCCCGCAATGGATCCGGGCGAAGGAATCGATTCCGAGTCCGCCGTCCCGGCAACCGCGGGCGCCTCTTCCCCGCCGCTCTGGGGAATTCTTTCGGTAATCGGAGGAGTAATAGCGGGAATCATCGTACTGGTCGTCATACTTAAGAAACGAAAAGCAAAGAAGCTGAAACGGCTGGAGGAAAGCGACGATTACGATGACCTTCCCATAGAAGCCAGTCAGTCTGCCAATGAGGAAAAGCCATGA
- a CDS encoding ABC transporter ATP-binding protein — protein MSLICLKDVRKVYHVDKEKIVALGRINITIEPREICCVLGTSGSGKSTLLNMMAGLEKATKGSIIIDGKDVTNFSEKQWALFRQKNIGFVFQSYNLMPTMTAIENVAMPLMFKGMGKNERIKRAVHMLKIVNLGDRLLHKPTQMSGGQQQRVGIARAFIARPKIVFADEPTGNLDSRTSREVMEIMVAMAKKYHETLIIVTHDSEIAKYADRVITIHDGSVQSDIRNLSVNSGVNEEELSS, from the coding sequence ATGAGCCTGATTTGTTTAAAAGATGTCCGCAAGGTTTACCATGTGGACAAAGAAAAAATTGTAGCGCTCGGCCGAATCAATATCACGATTGAACCTCGGGAAATCTGCTGCGTGCTCGGAACCTCCGGCTCCGGAAAATCGACTCTGCTGAATATGATGGCGGGACTGGAAAAAGCGACCAAGGGCAGTATTATCATCGACGGAAAGGATGTCACGAATTTTTCCGAAAAACAGTGGGCACTGTTTCGGCAGAAAAATATCGGTTTCGTCTTTCAGTCCTATAACCTGATGCCGACGATGACCGCGATCGAAAATGTGGCGATGCCCCTGATGTTCAAGGGTATGGGCAAAAACGAGCGGATCAAAAGGGCGGTACATATGCTGAAAATCGTCAATTTGGGCGACCGGCTGCTGCACAAGCCGACCCAGATGAGCGGCGGACAGCAGCAGCGCGTTGGAATCGCCCGCGCGTTTATCGCGCGGCCCAAAATTGTGTTTGCGGACGAACCCACAGGAAATCTGGACAGCAGGACCAGCCGTGAGGTAATGGAAATCATGGTTGCCATGGCAAAAAAATACCATGAGACTTTGATTATTGTAACGCACGACAGTGAAATCGCCAAATATGCCGACCGGGTGATTACGATCCACGACGGCAGCGTGCAAAGCGACATAAGGAACCTGTCTGTTAACAGTGGGGTAAACGAGGAGGAATTAAGTTCATGA
- a CDS encoding LURP-one-related/scramblase family protein, producing the protein MDLYIKQKIFSLRDKYSVCNELGEPVYTVEGELFTWGAKIHLYDLMGRELYYIKQKVLTFLPEYEIFVGEQFCARIKKEFSFFTPRLNVQSSYGDFEIEGGFMEMDFSIYHNGQAFGEIHKKWLSWGDTYCLTVANPEDAAFFTSMVIAIDNCMHNESNQ; encoded by the coding sequence TTGGATCTGTACATTAAGCAAAAAATATTTTCTCTGAGAGATAAATACAGCGTCTGTAATGAGCTTGGCGAACCGGTTTATACGGTGGAGGGAGAGCTTTTCACCTGGGGAGCGAAAATCCATCTGTATGATTTGATGGGCAGAGAGCTATATTATATTAAACAGAAGGTGCTGACCTTTCTGCCCGAATATGAAATTTTTGTCGGTGAACAGTTTTGCGCAAGGATCAAGAAGGAGTTTTCCTTCTTCACCCCAAGGCTGAATGTGCAGAGCAGCTACGGTGATTTTGAAATTGAGGGCGGCTTTATGGAAATGGATTTTTCCATTTATCACAACGGGCAGGCTTTCGGTGAAATTCATAAAAAATGGCTTTCCTGGGGGGATACTTACTGCCTGACGGTGGCAAATCCGGAGGACGCCGCATTCTTTACCAGCATGGTGATTGCTATTGACAACTGTATGCATAACGAATCCAACCAATAG
- the cutA gene encoding Nif3-like dinuclear metal center hexameric protein, with translation MEFREVKLEIFVPEEFVVPIRDALSRVGAGKIGSYDHCVSVSKVSGYWRPLDGAHPYQGTAGEICSGKECKMEIRCRRELAANAVRVIKSIHPYEEPVINILPLVNDLFDRRNDG, from the coding sequence TTGGAGTTCCGTGAAGTAAAGCTGGAGATTTTTGTGCCGGAGGAGTTTGTGGTTCCTATCCGGGATGCTTTAAGCCGTGTGGGAGCAGGGAAGATCGGGAGCTACGATCACTGTGTTTCCGTGTCGAAGGTCAGCGGATACTGGCGCCCGCTGGACGGCGCTCATCCCTATCAGGGTACGGCTGGAGAAATCTGTTCGGGAAAAGAGTGCAAGATGGAAATCCGCTGCAGAAGGGAACTGGCCGCGAACGCGGTCCGGGTGATCAAAAGCATCCACCCCTATGAAGAGCCGGTAATCAATATTCTGCCGCTTGTCAACGATCTTTTTGACCGGAGAAATGACGGCTGA
- the rpsU gene encoding 30S ribosomal protein S21 yields MAEIRIKDNESLDSALRRFKKQCARAGVIAEVRKREAYEKPSVKRKKKSEAARKRKFK; encoded by the coding sequence ATGGCTGAAATTAGAATTAAAGACAATGAGTCCTTGGACAGTGCTCTGAGAAGGTTTAAGAAACAGTGCGCAAGAGCCGGGGTTATTGCTGAGGTTCGTAAGAGAGAAGCTTATGAAAAGCCTTCTGTTAAGCGTAAGAAGAAGTCCGAAGCAGCCCGCAAACGCAAGTTTAAGTGA